One part of the Clarias gariepinus isolate MV-2021 ecotype Netherlands chromosome 24, CGAR_prim_01v2, whole genome shotgun sequence genome encodes these proteins:
- the agtr2 gene encoding type-2 angiotensin II receptor — protein MESCHSCLNLSTTNESGALHDPSNQSCDFLSFSSSHYQQTIIPVIYFLIFILGFLGNTLAVCVLGQKSLRCSVANTYLLNLALSDLIFISALVFWAVHYLREYDWPFGWFMCKLCGSLTSLNTYASIYFIMGMSIDRYRVIVYPLHSHCSESAYNARTVFNARCVCGVIWILAMLTTIPVLVFRQTHYSVEHNVTACVMIYPDRLWHGMLTLAKNIFGFVIPFLVIALCYSRIRCHLLVSPELVEPDSSRLERARRIAFAIVMAFFLCWFPFHTLSFMGVLQELGVHWSCEVQQVIRVMMAPALCLGFANSAINPLLYCFVGNRFRQQLRRLWKAKVQKIGTKRHDSLSMQISSVSRKLSNTKDTMASLSVEDKL, from the coding sequence ATGGAATCCTGCCACTCCTGCCTGAACCTGAGCACAACCAATGAGTCCGGGGCTCTCCATGACCCCTCGAACCAATCGTGTGATTTTCTCTCATTCTCCAGCTCTCACTACCAGCAGACCATAATtcctgttatttattttctaatcttCATCCTGGGTTTCCTTGGGAACACGCTAGCAGTGTGTGTGCTGGGTCAGAAGTCACTGAGGTGTTCTGTTGCAAACACATACCTGTTAAACCTGGCCCTGTCTGACCTTATCTTTATTTCTGCGCTTGTGTTTTGGGCGGTGCATTACCTCCGGGAATACGACTGGCCGTTTGGGTGGTTCATGTGCAAGCTGTGTGGCTCTTTGACGTCGTTAAACACCTATGCTAGCATCTACTTTATCATGGGAATGAGCATTGATCGGTATCGTGTCATAGTCTACCCGCTGCACTCGCATTGCTCAGAAAGTGCGTATAACGCAAGGACTGTGTTTAATGCCAGGTGTGTGTGCGGCGTCATCTGGATCTTAGCGATGCTCACAACCATCCCGGTGCTTGTTTTCCGGCAAACGCATTACTCTGTTGAGCATAACGTGACGGCCTGCGTGATGATTTACCCGGATAGGCTCTGGCACGGAATGCTAACGCTGGCTAAGaacatttttggctttgtgatCCCTTTTCTAGTCATTGCACTGTGCTACAGCCGAATCAGGTGTCATTTGCTGGTGTCGCCAGAGTTAGTGGAACCTGATTCGTCACGCTTGGAGCGTGCACGCCGCATCGCATTCGCCATAGTCATGGCGTTCTTCCTCTGTTGGTTCCCATTTCACACGCTGTCCTTCATGGGCGTGTTGCAGGAGCTTGGTGTGCATTGGAGCTGCGAAGTTCAGCAGGTGATAAGGGTCATGATGGCTCCTGCGCTCTGCCTTGGCTTCGCCAACTCTGCCATCAACCCGCTGCTCTACTGCTTTGTGGGGAATCGATTTCGCCAGCAGCTGCGCCGCCTCTGGAAAGCAAAAGTGCAAAAGATTGGAACAAAGCGGCATGACTCTCTCAGCATGCAGATCAGCTCCGTCTCACGAAAACTGAGTAACACCAAAGATACAATGGCCTCACTCTCTGTGGAGGACAAACTGTGA
- the sh2d1aa gene encoding SH2 domain containing 1A duplicate a yields MEELSMYHGAISKERAERILGATRRDGSFLIRDSESVQGSYCICVLCEKHVFTYRLFQVEGNVWKTETSPGVKVRLFRSVQNLLAAFQEPDQGIATPLRFPVNKDQAQNRKPLPTPRKHIPC; encoded by the exons ATGGAAGAGCTATCGATGTATCACGGGGCGATCAGTAAAGAACGAGCTGAGAGGATCCTGGGAGCCACCAGGCGAGATGGAAGCTTCCTGATCAGAGACAGCGAGAGCGTCCAGGGGTCCTACTGCATCTGCGTGCT GTGTGAGAAACACGTGTTCACCTACAGGCTCTTTCAGGTTGAAGGCAACGTCTGGAAAACAGAG ACATCGCCTGGTGTGAAAGTGAGACTCTTCCGAAGTGTCCAAAACCTCCTGGCTGCATTCCAGGAGCCCGACCAGGGCATCGCCACGCCCCTGCGGTTTCCTGTAAATAAAGATCAAGCACAGAACCGCAAACCTCTCCCAACTCCCCGGAAACACATCCCCTGTTAA